In Fructilactobacillus cliffordii, a single genomic region encodes these proteins:
- the rnr gene encoding ribonuclease R: MQDNKLKQEIADLLSSHANEQFDVEKIADALRYHGSAAFKLIVQELAELERDRVIVVTNDGNFKINPSELSHEGVFHSNPKGFGFVAYDEQLPDAFIAPDDTMKAMNLDKVQMQITKAAQKNSDRGPQGKVMEIMEHHYDHVVGEFVKTNNDLGYLGQVKLRDKKLTGMKFYVADAGIHPTPGEVVTADITEYPNAKHPDYMVGVAKQVIGSVDDPGIDILQIVYANDVPSEFPTDVLEAADEIPDHVLPEETKGREDITDQDLVTIDAEESKDLDDAVTAWKLPNGNYHLGVHIADVSHYVKPGSRLDEEAYTRGTSVYLTDRVIPMLPRRLSNGICSLNEGELRLCMSCEMEINPQGRVVKSRIHPSVMKSTARMTYNAVNEIIENHDPETRAHYAGLVPMFETMNELHQILYKARRRRGAIDFADDEAKIIVDEAGHPIDIQVRTRGTAERLIESFMLAANETVAETYHKAKVPFIYRIHENPDPTKVKDFFEFLTAFGINVKADPDHLQPKTLQNILTKVEGKPEEAVVSVMLLRSMQQAKYNEKCVGHFGLGAKYYTHFTSPIRRYPDMFIHRLIHYYEDQGINDTTKKTYADVVSDVAVHASETERRAVDTERDVDAMMKAEYMSNKIGEEFDGVVSSVLKFGAFIELPNTVEGLVHISRMTDDYYEYVEKYMALVGRNTKRTFKIGQDVRVKCVGVDVDQSAVDFEIVNPEETPTSELLPKRAQHNNAKRRYNNNSRRPGSHNGSNQNRNHNQQRNYQKQNGGNKPAGQPATDHKHQFTIQKRK, from the coding sequence GTGCAAGATAACAAACTAAAACAAGAAATTGCCGATCTTTTAAGTTCGCATGCGAACGAACAGTTCGACGTGGAAAAAATTGCGGATGCCCTCCGCTACCATGGCTCGGCCGCCTTTAAACTAATTGTGCAAGAATTAGCTGAGTTGGAACGGGACCGAGTAATCGTGGTTACTAACGACGGTAACTTTAAGATTAACCCGAGTGAACTGTCCCACGAAGGGGTCTTTCACTCCAATCCGAAAGGCTTTGGGTTCGTTGCCTATGATGAACAACTTCCCGATGCCTTCATTGCACCCGATGACACCATGAAAGCCATGAACCTGGATAAGGTGCAGATGCAGATTACCAAGGCCGCTCAGAAGAATTCTGACCGAGGTCCTCAAGGAAAAGTTATGGAAATCATGGAACACCATTATGACCACGTGGTGGGGGAATTCGTGAAGACCAACAATGACCTGGGATACCTGGGGCAGGTGAAGTTACGCGATAAAAAGTTGACCGGAATGAAGTTCTACGTTGCTGACGCTGGGATTCACCCGACGCCCGGGGAAGTCGTGACGGCTGATATTACCGAATACCCGAATGCTAAGCATCCAGACTACATGGTCGGGGTGGCAAAGCAGGTCATCGGAAGCGTTGATGATCCGGGGATTGATATCCTCCAAATCGTGTACGCCAACGACGTTCCCTCTGAATTTCCGACGGACGTCTTAGAGGCCGCGGATGAGATTCCAGACCACGTTCTTCCCGAAGAAACTAAGGGACGTGAGGACATCACTGATCAAGACCTGGTGACGATTGATGCGGAAGAATCCAAGGACTTGGATGATGCCGTGACCGCCTGGAAGTTACCGAACGGAAACTACCATTTGGGGGTTCACATCGCGGACGTTAGTCACTACGTGAAACCCGGTAGCCGTTTAGACGAAGAGGCTTACACCCGGGGTACGTCTGTTTATCTGACCGACCGGGTAATCCCAATGTTACCGCGGCGGTTATCAAACGGAATCTGTTCGTTGAACGAAGGAGAACTCCGGCTCTGCATGAGTTGTGAGATGGAAATTAATCCGCAGGGACGCGTCGTGAAATCCCGGATTCATCCGAGTGTGATGAAGTCGACGGCCCGGATGACGTATAATGCTGTTAACGAAATCATTGAAAATCATGATCCGGAAACCCGGGCGCACTACGCTGGACTGGTTCCGATGTTTGAAACCATGAACGAACTGCACCAGATTCTATACAAGGCGCGGCGCCGACGGGGAGCCATTGACTTTGCCGATGACGAAGCTAAAATTATCGTGGACGAAGCCGGGCACCCGATTGACATTCAGGTGCGGACCCGGGGAACGGCCGAACGATTGATTGAATCGTTCATGTTGGCCGCCAACGAAACGGTTGCGGAAACTTATCACAAGGCGAAGGTTCCGTTTATTTACCGGATTCACGAAAATCCAGATCCCACCAAAGTGAAGGACTTCTTTGAATTCCTGACTGCCTTTGGAATTAACGTCAAGGCTGATCCCGATCACTTGCAACCAAAGACCTTGCAAAACATTTTGACAAAGGTCGAAGGTAAACCTGAAGAAGCGGTAGTCTCAGTAATGTTGTTACGGAGCATGCAGCAAGCCAAGTATAACGAAAAATGTGTCGGTCACTTTGGACTGGGAGCCAAGTACTACACGCACTTTACTTCCCCCATCCGGCGGTATCCTGACATGTTTATCCACCGGCTCATTCATTACTACGAAGACCAAGGAATCAACGATACCACGAAGAAGACCTATGCTGACGTCGTGAGCGACGTGGCGGTGCACGCTTCTGAAACCGAACGCCGTGCCGTAGATACGGAACGGGACGTGGACGCCATGATGAAGGCCGAATACATGAGCAACAAGATTGGCGAAGAGTTTGATGGGGTGGTTAGTTCTGTACTGAAGTTTGGAGCCTTTATTGAACTCCCCAACACGGTTGAAGGTCTCGTGCACATTAGCCGGATGACGGATGATTACTACGAATACGTGGAAAAATACATGGCGTTAGTCGGTCGGAACACGAAGCGGACCTTTAAGATTGGGCAAGACGTCCGCGTGAAGTGTGTGGGCGTGGATGTTGACCAAAGTGCGGTGGACTTTGAAATTGTGAACCCCGAAGAAACACCTACTAGTGAATTATTGCCCAAGCGAGCTCAGCACAATAACGCTAAGCGGCGGTATAACAACAATAGTCGGCGCCCGGGGAGCCATAACGGTTCCAACCAAAACCGGAATCACAACCAACAGCGTAATTATCAAAAACAGAACGGTGGGAACAAACCAGCCGGGCAACCCGCTACCGATCACAAACATCAATTTACGATTCAGAAACGAAAATAA
- the secG gene encoding preprotein translocase subunit SecG — translation MTNFLMIILWIVSVLIIAAVLMQPSKNNDAMASFTGGASDLFSESKSRGFESFIQKVTVVLGILFFAIALVLMWIAQH, via the coding sequence GTGACTAATTTTTTGATGATTATCCTGTGGATTGTGAGCGTGCTCATTATCGCGGCAGTGTTAATGCAACCTTCCAAGAATAATGATGCCATGGCTTCGTTTACCGGAGGAGCGAGCGATTTGTTCTCAGAATCCAAATCCCGAGGCTTTGAATCATTTATTCAAAAAGTAACTGTGGTATTAGGGATTTTGTTTTTTGCGATTGCCCTAGTTTTAATGTGGATCGCTCAACATTAA
- a CDS encoding AAA family ATPase: MILDEPEINLHPKWQIIFAEIIVLIQKEFKMHVICTTHSPYFLQALQVYSEYYDIDKKTRYYLSSIEDEKTFINDVTESIDEIYKLMAKPFDVLNKIQNDIDQKNEENY; the protein is encoded by the coding sequence TTGATTTTAGATGAACCAGAAATAAATCTACATCCAAAATGGCAGATTATATTTGCCGAAATAATTGTATTAATTCAAAAAGAATTTAAAATGCATGTAATATGTACTACTCATAGTCCATATTTTCTTCAGGCATTGCAGGTTTATTCTGAGTATTATGATATTGACAAAAAAACAAGGTATTATCTTTCTAGTATAGAAGATGAGAAAACTTTTATTAATGATGTTACAGAGTCTATTGATGAAATATACAAGTTAATGGCAAAACCATTTGATGTGCTTAATAAAATACAAAATGATATTGATCAAAAAAACGAAGAAAATTATTAG
- a CDS encoding AAA family ATPase — MKLSLKNIGKLNDSQIEINGLTIIAGDNNTGKSTVNKALYAAFKSLNNYKEKIYYNRLNKLKKSILGIVRRSLRRGSLRRESIRSNYSMRSFLTFRNNINSLLENFMSDEVQDSNKLVDEIFEFFNSDNLEIEKKQIVEIIEEILNVSDYDIFKNLSSGNFEAEFNGQISNLYESNKKSLIQLEISKTKTSFEFYDNSISEINEPIDLEVFPIYIDGQSRFEDESESLLLGINHNNHNIDFNKMLNNKKYNVDEIDWVLNNKKLNKLIGNIKRVVPGEMIQDESDGYFYIENNKRININNVSSGLKSFIYIKELILKGFIKKMDY; from the coding sequence ATGAAGTTAAGTTTAAAAAACATTGGTAAATTAAATGATTCACAGATAGAAATTAATGGATTAACAATTATTGCAGGAGATAATAATACTGGTAAAAGTACTGTAAATAAAGCTCTTTATGCTGCATTTAAATCTCTGAATAATTATAAAGAAAAAATATATTATAATAGATTAAATAAACTAAAAAAATCTATATTGGGAATTGTACGAAGATCATTACGCAGGGGATCATTGCGAAGAGAATCTATTAGATCTAATTATTCTATGAGATCTTTTCTAACTTTTAGAAATAATATTAATTCACTCTTAGAAAATTTCATGAGTGATGAAGTTCAAGATTCTAATAAATTAGTAGATGAAATTTTTGAATTTTTTAATAGTGATAATTTGGAAATTGAAAAAAAACAAATCGTTGAAATAATTGAAGAAATATTAAATGTTTCAGATTATGATATTTTTAAAAATTTATCTTCTGGAAATTTTGAAGCTGAATTTAATGGTCAAATTTCAAATTTATATGAATCAAATAAAAAATCACTTATACAATTAGAGATTTCTAAAACAAAAACATCATTCGAATTTTATGATAATAGTATATCTGAAATCAATGAACCAATTGACCTAGAAGTTTTTCCTATATATATAGATGGTCAGAGTCGATTTGAAGATGAATCTGAAAGCTTGTTATTAGGTATTAACCATAATAATCATAATATAGATTTTAATAAAATGCTTAATAATAAAAAATATAATGTGGATGAGATCGATTGGGTATTAAACAATAAAAAACTAAATAAGTTAATTGGAAATATTAAAAGAGTTGTTCCTGGGGAAATGATTCAAGATGAATCTGACGGATATTTTTATATAGAAAATAACAAAAGGATAAATATAAATAACGTTTCGTCTGGGCTTAAATCATTTATTTATATTAAGGAACTAATATTGAAAGGTTTTATAAAAAAAATGGATTATTGA
- the eno gene encoding phosphopyruvate hydratase — protein sequence MSIISDVYAREVLDSRGNPTVEAEVYTEDGAMGRGIVPSGASTGEHEAVELRDGDKSRYMGKGVTKAVANVNDKIAKEIIGYDVTDQLGIDQAMIKLDGTPNKAKLGANAILAVSIAVARAAADELGTPLYNYLGGFDAHVLPTPMMNVINGGKHANNKVDFQEFMIMPVGAPTFREAVRMGSETFHNLKAILNERGYSTAVGDEGGFAPDLKNNEEPFEILVEAIERAGYKPGKDICIAFDCAASEFYNTDTKKYDLVGDGKSYTASEFVALLDSLIEKYPIISIEDPLDENEWEDWKVATAELGKKVQIVGDDLFVTNTEYLSKGIKMHVANSILIKLNQIGTLTETVNAVNMAKEASYTAIISHRSGETEDTTISDLVVALNAGQIKTGSMSRGERIAKYNQLMRIEDQLGSVAQYKGIHSFYNLDYTARENIINK from the coding sequence ATGTCAATTATTTCTGATGTATACGCACGCGAAGTCCTTGACTCTCGTGGTAATCCAACTGTTGAAGCAGAAGTTTACACCGAAGACGGTGCAATGGGCCGGGGAATTGTTCCTTCCGGTGCCTCAACTGGTGAACACGAAGCCGTTGAATTACGTGATGGTGACAAGAGTCGCTACATGGGCAAAGGGGTTACGAAAGCCGTTGCGAACGTAAACGACAAGATTGCAAAGGAAATCATCGGTTACGATGTTACTGATCAATTAGGTATTGATCAAGCCATGATTAAGTTAGACGGAACGCCTAACAAAGCTAAGCTTGGTGCCAACGCCATTTTAGCCGTTTCCATCGCCGTAGCTCGCGCTGCTGCTGACGAATTAGGCACTCCTTTATACAACTACTTAGGTGGCTTCGATGCCCACGTTTTACCAACTCCAATGATGAACGTTATCAATGGTGGTAAGCACGCTAACAACAAGGTGGACTTTCAAGAATTCATGATTATGCCAGTTGGTGCTCCAACGTTCCGGGAAGCCGTTCGGATGGGTTCAGAAACGTTCCACAACTTAAAGGCCATTTTAAACGAACGTGGTTACTCCACGGCCGTTGGTGACGAAGGCGGATTCGCTCCTGACTTGAAGAACAACGAAGAACCATTTGAAATCTTGGTGGAAGCCATCGAACGGGCTGGCTACAAACCAGGTAAGGACATCTGCATTGCCTTTGACTGTGCTGCTTCTGAATTCTACAACACGGACACGAAGAAGTACGACTTAGTCGGTGATGGTAAGTCTTACACTGCTTCAGAATTCGTGGCATTACTGGACTCCCTGATTGAAAAGTACCCAATCATCTCTATCGAAGACCCATTGGACGAAAACGAATGGGAAGACTGGAAGGTTGCTACTGCTGAATTAGGTAAGAAAGTACAAATCGTTGGTGACGACCTCTTCGTAACTAACACTGAATACCTATCTAAGGGAATTAAGATGCACGTGGCTAACTCAATCTTAATTAAGTTGAACCAAATTGGGACCTTAACTGAAACTGTCAACGCAGTTAACATGGCTAAGGAAGCTAGTTACACGGCTATTATTTCTCACCGTTCTGGTGAAACGGAAGACACGACGATCTCTGACTTAGTGGTTGCTTTAAACGCTGGTCAAATCAAGACTGGTTCCATGAGCCGGGGCGAACGGATTGCCAAGTACAACCAATTGATGAGAATCGAAGACCAATTAGGTTCAGTTGCTCAATACAAGGGAATTCACTCCTTCTACAACTTGGACTACACTGCTCGCGAAAATATCATCAACAAATAA
- the tpiA gene encoding triose-phosphate isomerase, whose protein sequence is MRTPFIGGNWKMNLSLTEAAQFIDEIQTQLPPSDEVETVLAASPLFLHTMQEHNNSPLLVAAENCFYEDEGAYTGEVSPKALSQMGIKYVIVGHSERRKYFHETDEIVNKKVHAVFRSHMLPIICCDETMGRYETGDHISWMVNQVTAAIRGLDADDVKKAVVAYEPSWAIGTGHTAPADAAEEGCYLIRQTIADIYSDQIANQVRILYGGSVTHENIRELMKQPDIDGVLAGKASLTTQEFVELANFHQPK, encoded by the coding sequence ATGAGAACTCCCTTTATTGGTGGCAATTGGAAAATGAATTTATCGTTGACCGAAGCCGCTCAATTTATTGATGAGATTCAGACCCAGCTTCCACCCAGTGACGAGGTGGAAACGGTGTTGGCGGCTTCGCCATTGTTTCTGCACACAATGCAGGAGCATAATAACAGCCCCCTGTTAGTTGCTGCCGAAAACTGTTTTTACGAAGACGAGGGGGCCTATACCGGTGAGGTAAGCCCCAAGGCATTGAGTCAGATGGGAATTAAGTACGTGATTGTCGGTCACTCAGAGCGCCGGAAGTACTTTCATGAAACTGATGAAATTGTGAACAAAAAGGTCCACGCGGTGTTCCGGAGCCACATGCTGCCCATCATTTGCTGTGATGAAACGATGGGTCGGTATGAAACCGGCGACCACATTTCCTGGATGGTCAATCAGGTGACAGCCGCCATTCGGGGGTTGGATGCCGATGACGTGAAAAAAGCGGTCGTGGCCTACGAACCCAGCTGGGCCATCGGAACTGGGCATACTGCTCCAGCAGATGCTGCAGAGGAAGGTTGTTATTTGATTCGGCAAACGATTGCGGATATTTATTCCGATCAGATTGCGAACCAAGTCCGGATTTTGTACGGGGGGAGCGTCACCCATGAAAACATCCGTGAACTAATGAAGCAACCAGATATTGACGGGGTGTTGGCTGGAAAAGCCAGTCTTACCACGCAGGAGTTTGTGGAATTAGCTAACTTTCACCAACCAAAATAG
- a CDS encoding phosphoglycerate kinase, which yields MSKLIIDDLDLKDKKVLMRVDFNVPIKDGVVGDDNRIVAALPSIEYVIDHGGKAILFSHLGRIKSEDDKPGLSLRPVAEKLSKLLGKPVTFVPVNEGPQLEEAIDNMQDGQVLLAENTRYQDVINGEQVKRESGNDPKLGEYWASLGDVFVNDAFGTAHRSHASNVGIATAMEKEGKPVAAGFLLEKEIQFLGNAVDNPKHPFVAILGGAKVSDKIGVIDHLLDKADKIIIGGGMTYTFYAAKGIGIGNSLVEKDKIDVAKEILKKGGDKIVLPVDSVCADQFSNDAKTQVVDGSIPDGMMALDIGPKSIQLFEDVLKDAKTVVWNGPMGVFEMPKFAEGTLAIGRYLGTLKDATTIVGGGDSTAAVKELGVADKLTHISTGGGASLEYLEGKTLPGIACVSNKD from the coding sequence ATGAGTAAATTAATCATTGATGATTTAGATCTCAAGGATAAAAAAGTCTTAATGCGGGTTGATTTCAATGTTCCCATTAAAGATGGGGTGGTCGGTGACGATAACCGGATTGTGGCCGCTTTACCTTCCATCGAATACGTGATTGATCACGGTGGCAAAGCCATCTTGTTCTCACACTTGGGCCGGATTAAGTCCGAAGATGACAAACCTGGTTTGTCATTACGCCCGGTGGCCGAAAAGCTCTCGAAGTTATTGGGCAAACCAGTGACGTTTGTTCCCGTTAACGAAGGGCCACAACTGGAAGAAGCCATTGATAACATGCAAGATGGTCAAGTGTTACTAGCTGAAAACACTCGTTACCAAGACGTCATTAACGGCGAACAAGTTAAACGTGAATCCGGTAACGATCCTAAGTTAGGTGAATACTGGGCCTCTCTGGGTGACGTCTTTGTGAACGACGCCTTTGGAACGGCTCACCGGAGCCACGCTTCGAACGTGGGAATTGCAACGGCCATGGAAAAAGAAGGCAAGCCAGTGGCTGCTGGATTCCTATTGGAAAAAGAAATCCAATTCTTAGGAAACGCTGTAGACAATCCTAAGCATCCATTCGTAGCCATTTTAGGGGGAGCAAAGGTTTCCGACAAAATTGGTGTGATTGATCATCTGTTGGACAAAGCCGACAAGATCATCATCGGTGGAGGAATGACTTACACTTTCTATGCTGCTAAGGGCATTGGGATTGGAAACTCCTTAGTTGAAAAGGACAAGATTGACGTTGCTAAGGAAATCCTGAAAAAGGGTGGCGACAAGATTGTGCTGCCTGTTGACTCTGTTTGTGCCGACCAGTTCTCGAATGATGCTAAGACCCAAGTGGTTGACGGTTCCATTCCAGACGGCATGATGGCCTTAGACATTGGTCCTAAATCAATTCAACTGTTTGAAGACGTCTTAAAGGACGCGAAGACGGTGGTTTGGAACGGACCAATGGGTGTCTTTGAAATGCCTAAATTTGCTGAGGGTACCTTAGCAATCGGTCGTTACCTTGGGACTTTGAAGGACGCTACCACAATCGTGGGTGGAGGAGACTCAACGGCTGCCGTAAAAGAACTCGGTGTGGCTGATAAGTTAACTCACATCTCAACTGGTGGGGGAGCTTCTTTGGAATACCTGGAAGGAAAGACCTTACCGGGAATTGCTTGTGTTTCTAACAAAGATTAA
- the gap gene encoding type I glyceraldehyde-3-phosphate dehydrogenase, which yields MTTKIGINGFGRIGRLAFRRIHELGAEGIEVAAINDLTTPSMLAYLLKYDSVHGRFPGKVESTEDAIIVDGKRIPVYAERDAKNIPWVKNDGVDFVLECTGFYTSKEKSQAHLDAGAKRVLISAPAGDITTVVPGVNLDVLSQDDKIVSAGSCTTSCLAPMAYWLNKDFGVKVGTMTTVHAYTATQALQDGPRSAKFANNRAAAVNTIPHSSGAAKAIGLVIPELDGALKGHAQRVATIDGSLTELVTVLDKNVTVDQVNDAMKSHENEAFGYNDDFIVSSDIVDDDHGSIFDPNQTEIVENDGLQLVKTVAWYDNEWGFTCNMVRTLLKFATM from the coding sequence ATGACTACAAAGATTGGTATTAATGGTTTCGGACGAATTGGTCGTCTTGCATTCCGTCGGATTCACGAACTAGGCGCTGAAGGGATCGAAGTTGCTGCAATTAACGACTTAACTACCCCTTCAATGTTAGCTTACTTATTGAAGTATGATTCTGTTCACGGTCGTTTCCCTGGCAAAGTGGAATCCACTGAAGACGCAATCATCGTTGATGGTAAGCGCATTCCTGTTTACGCAGAACGTGATGCTAAGAACATTCCTTGGGTTAAGAACGATGGTGTTGACTTCGTACTTGAATGTACTGGTTTCTACACTTCCAAAGAAAAATCACAAGCTCACTTGGATGCCGGTGCAAAACGGGTATTGATTTCAGCTCCTGCTGGTGACATTACTACTGTTGTTCCTGGTGTTAACTTGGATGTCTTGAGCCAAGACGACAAGATCGTTTCTGCTGGTTCATGTACTACTAGTTGTTTAGCACCAATGGCTTACTGGTTGAACAAAGACTTCGGTGTTAAAGTTGGTACCATGACTACTGTCCACGCTTACACTGCTACTCAAGCATTGCAAGATGGTCCACGGAGCGCTAAGTTTGCTAACAACCGTGCCGCTGCTGTTAACACGATTCCTCACAGTTCTGGTGCTGCTAAGGCCATTGGTTTGGTTATCCCAGAACTTGACGGTGCATTAAAGGGTCACGCACAACGGGTTGCTACCATTGACGGTTCTTTAACTGAATTAGTTACCGTCTTGGACAAGAACGTTACGGTTGACCAAGTTAACGACGCCATGAAGAGCCACGAAAACGAAGCCTTTGGTTACAACGACGACTTCATCGTTTCTTCAGATATCGTTGACGATGACCACGGTTCCATTTTCGATCCTAACCAAACTGAAATCGTTGAAAACGACGGTTTACAATTAGTTAAGACGGTTGCTTGGTACGACAACGAATGGGGCTTCACTTGCAACATGGTTCGGACTTTGCTTAAATTTGCTACGATGTAA
- a CDS encoding phenolic acid decarboxylase translates to MKNEILDLQDFLGMQLIYTYDNGWEYEIYIKNEDTIDYRIHSGIVGGRWVRNQKVNLVELTPGIFKVAWTEPTGTDVSLDFMPNKNKTHGEIFFPKWVDEHPKLTVCYQNDFIDKMHEARNQYPTYPKTVVSEFSTITFQQHRGVNNENVIAQAPYQGMVNDIKTGKL, encoded by the coding sequence ATGAAAAACGAAATTTTAGACTTGCAAGATTTTTTGGGAATGCAACTAATTTATACCTATGACAATGGGTGGGAATATGAAATTTATATTAAAAATGAGGATACGATTGATTACAGAATCCATAGTGGGATCGTCGGTGGTCGCTGGGTAAGAAATCAGAAGGTTAATCTTGTGGAATTAACCCCAGGGATTTTCAAAGTTGCTTGGACGGAACCCACGGGTACGGATGTGTCATTGGATTTTATGCCTAATAAAAATAAAACGCACGGAGAAATTTTCTTTCCGAAGTGGGTCGATGAACATCCAAAACTCACAGTTTGTTATCAAAATGATTTTATTGATAAGATGCATGAAGCACGGAATCAATATCCCACTTATCCAAAAACTGTTGTTTCTGAATTTTCAACGATTACATTTCAACAACATCGAGGAGTCAATAATGAGAATGTAATAGCGCAAGCGCCATATCAGGGAATGGTTAATGATATTAAAACTGGTAAGCTTTAA
- the clpP gene encoding ATP-dependent Clp endopeptidase proteolytic subunit ClpP: MKFKEEREDSTMPLVPTVVENSPQGERAYDIYSRLLKDRIIMLSGEIEDNMANAVIAQLLFLDAQDSDKDIYLYINSPGGVITSGMAIYDTMNFIKADVQTIVMGMAASMASVLATAGTKGKRFALPHAQIMIHQPSGGAQGQQTEIEIAAKEILRARKMINELLADHSGQPLSKIDRDTERDNYLTAPEAVDYGLIDGIMKNSSDRK, from the coding sequence ATTAAATTTAAAGAAGAAAGAGAGGATTCAACTATGCCATTAGTTCCAACAGTCGTTGAAAACTCACCTCAAGGTGAACGCGCATATGACATCTACTCACGATTACTAAAAGATCGCATTATCATGCTTTCCGGAGAAATTGAAGACAACATGGCCAACGCCGTGATTGCCCAACTGCTATTCTTGGACGCCCAAGATTCTGACAAGGACATCTACTTATACATCAACTCCCCAGGTGGAGTCATTACTTCCGGAATGGCCATTTACGATACCATGAACTTCATCAAAGCCGACGTGCAAACGATCGTCATGGGAATGGCCGCTTCGATGGCCAGCGTTTTGGCTACGGCCGGAACCAAAGGTAAACGGTTTGCTTTGCCACATGCCCAAATCATGATTCACCAACCATCTGGTGGTGCGCAAGGTCAACAAACTGAAATTGAGATTGCTGCCAAAGAAATTCTGCGAGCTCGCAAGATGATTAACGAACTCTTAGCAGATCACTCCGGTCAGCCGCTCTCTAAGATTGATCGTGATACCGAACGGGATAACTACCTCACTGCTCCCGAAGCAGTTGATTATGGCTTGATTGACGGTATTATGAAGAACAGTTCCGATCGAAAATAA
- the whiA gene encoding DNA-binding protein WhiA: MSYASDVKKELTRLEVHRTNAKAELMALIRMNGTLTLSNQHFSLEVQSENSAITQRIYRLLLQFYQVKASVVVRKKMKLKKNNLYVVRLQQRVEAILDDLGILDHYQILERVPVELLQDDLQVRSYLRGAFLAGGSVNNPQTSRYHLEIYSLYEDHSEMLTEMMNQYHLGAKQTKRRSGYIVYLKEAEKIADFLQLIGATNAMLKFEDIRIVRDMRNSVNRLVNCENANMNKVANASTRQIENIQLIEERVGLESLPPKLRDVAETRLKNQEVSLKELGELVANGPISKSGINHRLHKINDYAEKLRAEP; this comes from the coding sequence ATGTCATATGCTAGTGATGTGAAAAAGGAGCTCACCCGCTTAGAGGTCCATCGTACCAATGCCAAGGCGGAATTAATGGCGCTGATTCGGATGAATGGGACCTTAACACTGTCAAATCAACACTTCTCGTTAGAAGTCCAATCTGAAAATTCTGCGATTACCCAACGAATTTATCGGTTGCTGTTACAGTTTTATCAAGTTAAGGCTAGTGTCGTAGTTCGGAAAAAGATGAAGCTGAAGAAGAATAATTTGTACGTGGTGCGCCTGCAGCAACGGGTGGAAGCTATTTTGGATGACTTGGGAATTTTAGATCATTATCAGATTTTAGAACGGGTCCCGGTGGAGTTGTTACAAGATGATTTACAAGTCCGTTCCTATTTACGCGGAGCCTTTTTGGCCGGGGGATCGGTCAATAATCCCCAAACCTCGCGGTATCACCTAGAAATTTATTCTTTGTACGAAGATCACAGTGAGATGCTGACCGAGATGATGAATCAGTATCACTTAGGTGCCAAGCAAACCAAGCGGCGCAGTGGTTACATTGTGTACTTGAAAGAAGCCGAAAAGATTGCGGATTTCTTACAGCTGATTGGGGCCACCAATGCGATGCTGAAGTTTGAAGACATCCGGATTGTCCGCGACATGCGTAACTCAGTCAACCGGTTGGTTAATTGCGAAAATGCCAACATGAATAAGGTGGCGAACGCGTCGACCCGTCAGATTGAAAACATCCAACTGATTGAAGAACGGGTGGGACTTGAGTCCTTGCCACCGAAACTGCGCGACGTTGCCGAAACGCGCTTGAAAAATCAGGAAGTTAGTTTGAAAGAACTCGGCGAGTTGGTTGCGAACGGACCGATTTCCAAGTCGGGGATTAATCACCGGTTACATAAGATTAACGACTACGCAGAGAAGTTACGGGCCGAGCCGTAA